The Candidatus Goldiibacteriota bacterium HGW-Goldbacteria-1 region GAGATTCGAAAATTTGATAACACCCACACCAATTTCATAGATAAAACTGAGGGGCGGAGGAAAATAAGCAGATAAGCGGAAGCGGAGGAACGCCAAAAAGCAGCCCATAAGCCATAAATAATACTGGATGCTTAGAAGTTTGGAGGCTTGGAATGATAGAAGCAGAAAAAACCAGACGCTTACAACTATATTTATAATACTTTAAACATATTAATTAGTAGTTTATTACCTCACTGCAGTTTTCATAGGCTTTAGTAAATCATAACATAAAAGTTTATTTGACTCTTTTTATCTGCGCCGGCGGCAGGAAATTTTCTCCTGTCACAACGCTTTTACCTGTCTTTTTTTCCAGTTCTTTCCTGGCCCTTTTAGCAATGCCGCCGCCTTTTTTTCCGGCTTTTTTGTTTTCTTTAAGCCCATTTGCCGTTACCGCTTCCGCTATGTTTCTTGTGGACAATTCCGCAAGCGCAGTGAATATAAGCTCTGCTTCTGTCATATGGTCGCGCAGGTTCTGCGTTTTTATACCCTTCAGATTCTTGTGTTGTTTTACACTGACACCGGTCCATTCTTTGTGAATAATATTGGTTAATATCGCGTATTCTTCTTCTTTTGTTATCTCATGATTTTTCCAATAGTCCGTCAGTTTATTTCTGGTTTCCTGCCCCATCATCCTCTGTTGTATCCATTTCTCGCTTCTGCCGTGTTTCTGCCAATTTTCCCTGGCTCTGTTTACAGACCTCTCCGGGTCTGCTATTTCCTGCATTCTTTCATACCCTACCTTCGCAAGCCAGAGCTTTATTGGCTCTGCCTTATGACTTGGTACGGACTGAATAAGCCTGAGTAATGTTTCAGGATCAGCGGCGTCAGTCATATAACTTTTACCGTCGGCTGCCATCATTTTCAGTCGGTTACATTTTGTAACCGACTGACTGCCTTCTTTTTTAAGCCTGTTTTTTAACACCTTCCAGTAGTTCCTTGCCGCCTGGAAATCCGGCTGCTGTATCAGCGCACGGATGATATCAACAACTGAAAAATACCAGACTTCGGCTTTTTCATCATACTGCCGCCTTATCTTAAAGTTTTCAAAAATCACAAGTGAATTTTTCATGAACAGATGCTCCTCTTATAATATATCCAGCTGAATTTATCTCCCAATTTTTTATTATACGTCATGAATAAAAATACGTCAAATTATTTGCCTATTTATCCCATATATAAAAGCGGATGTTTGGAGGCTTGGAGGCTTAGAAAATCAGAAGCAGATAAGCATTAGGCAGTTAAGCAGAAGCGGAAGAAAAGCCATAAAGCAGCCCATAGATTTCAACGGCAGCCCATAGCCCATAAAGAGAAATTAACCTATATCCCATAGATAAGAGCAGCGGTTCGCTTCAACTAACCTTTTGGCATTATCTGTTTTATGAACCTTTCCATTTCTTCCTTTTTCGGCAGTTCAAGTTTGTATTTGGAAACAAACAGTTTATTATCCATCCCCGCCAGCGCGTATGAAACCAGCGCGTGGTCTTTTTTTGTGCAAAGTAAAATCCCCACAGGCGGGTTATCGCCTTTTTCCATCATGTTCTTTTTATACCAGCTTACATAAGTATTTAACTGCCCCACGTTTTCATGGCTGAATTTTCCCAGTTTAAGTTCCACAAGCACGTGGCATTTAAGCACCCTGTGGTAAAACACAAGGTCAATAAAGCCGTTTTCTTCCCCTATAAGTATCCGCTTCTGCCTTGCTTCAAAACAAAACCCGTGGCCAAGTTCCAGCAGAAATTCCTGCAGTTTGTCTATAAGAGCGTCTTCCACCTGTGATTCTGCCATTGTCTCTTTTGCTTTAAGCCCAAGAAATTCAAACACATATGGATCCCTTATATTCAGCTTTATATCCTGTTTTTTCGCCTTTGCCTGCGTTATGGCGCTTAATTTCTTTTTATTTTTAGATAATCCGGAACGCTCATAATAAAGGCTGTTTATCTGCCGCTCTAATTCACGGACAGACCAGCTGCCACGGATGCATTCCACTTCATAAAACCTGCGCTTTGTGGCATCTTCTATCGCAATAAGTTCTGTTATATGGCTAAAAGACAGTTTTTCAACCAATTCCCATGTAATAATCGTATCATTGCCCGCTGTTTTTTGTTTAATTTGGGGGACAGTGACCCCCAAATCCGATGCTGACAATTGTAATTTTGGGGACACTGTCTGCCAAATCTGCGGATATATTTTATAAAACATCCTGTAACGCCGCAGTTCCCTTGGGTTAATACCCGGAACAGCATATTTAGCAAGTGATGCCGAAAGCTTATTATAAAATTCCTTTCCGTATCCTGCCCTGTCCAAACCTTTTAATTCATACTTTGCTATATAATATCCTATAAGCCAATTTCGCAGCGTAAGGCTAATATTAACAGCTTTACTTGCCTGTTCTGTCAGTTTATTATTTGTTTTCCGAATAGCTGCTATAAGCCCGTTAAACGTTGCTGTTTTATTAATCTTTTTCATCCCATCACCTTATCCTTGTGTTTGTAATATAACCCATCCGCGTATTCAAACCGTATAAGTAGTTGTAATTGTGCCGGAACAATTCTCTACGCACTGCAGAGAGCATTAAAAAAATATAAACTGCCACACATTACATAAATTTTGTGAAGAATACCCTTTCCCGATTTTCAATTATGACATAAATGAAAAGATTGGACAATAATTAAAACAGGAGGCTTGGAACGCTTGGATGGTTAGAGGGTTGGGAAATCAGAAGCTAGGCAGCTAGGCAGCTAAGCGGCTAGGCGGCTAGGCAAAACAACAACGCTGAGGGACGGAAGAAAACAAGCAAATACGCATTAGGCAGTTAAACAGAAGCGGAAAATTTGAAAGACAGTTGGTTCTGGTAGATGCGGGTCTTTAATATCGCATCTATATCAACCATCATGCGATATTATCCGCGGCAGTTGATTTTTCAAAGAAAAAACATATAAAGACAGGGGACGTGCTCCCGCGCGTCCCCTACAAGGGCAGGACATTAGACAACGCGGATATCAAAAATAAAAACAAGATCTCGCGGGCTAAAGACCCGCGTCTACCAGTGCCAGACCTTACTACTCAGATAGTAGATAGGTGAAAGGTGAACGAAAGTAGTTCGTCTTTTCTAATTTCTACTCTCTACTTTCTCAGCCAAACCTTACTACCCTGATAGTAGATAGGAGAAAGGTGAACGAAAGTAGTTCGTATTTTCTAATTTCTAATTTCTACTCTCTACTTTCTCAGCCAAAATAAAAAAGCCCCTTTTCAGGGGCTTTTTTATTTATGGCTGGGCGGGGTGGGCTCGAACCACCAAATGTACGGACCAAAACCGTGTGCCTTACCATTTGGCTACCGCCCAACTATGAGACCGTGTTACAAAAGCGAGGCGTAATATATTACGCCTCTACATTAAAAACATTTCAACTACACGCACCCTAAAGGGTGCGGCTACCAAGACCAAACCATATCAAACAAAAATACAAATAACAACTACCGCGGGCTGAAGACCCGCGTCTATCCCGCCTGCTTCCGCTCGTAAGCTCGCGTCATTGCCGGGATTTCCGCTTCGCAGGCTCGCTCCAACCAGAACTAACCGAGCCTTCGATTTTCAGTCCTTACTTCCGTCCCTCCGTGCATCCGTCCCTCTGCTTTACCAAGCATCCAAGCATCCAAGCGTCCAAACATCAAAAACATTATACAAAAGATTCACTCATTTTACACTCATAATAAAAATCAAAAAAACCCGCAGGCCTAAGCGCTGCGAGTTTTTTTATATGATAAATTACAACTTAAAAACAGACTTACTGGGCGCGGTCTTCAACACCCTGTGTTATGTTGCCGTACTTTTCCAGGACCATTGTCTCTATCTGCCCGCGGGTTTCGTTGTTCAGCGGATGGGCAATATCTTTAAACGTTCCGTCTGAAAGTTTCCTGCTTGGCATTACCACAAACAGCCCGTTCTTCCCGTCTATTACCTTTAATCCCCTTACCACAAATGCTTCGTCAAACGTGATGCTTGCGTACGCTTTCAACTTCTGGTCTTCCCCCTCTGCCGCTGCCCTTGGAAAAATCTTAACTTCTGTGATGTTCATGTTTCACACCCTCCTCCCGGATATGACTTGTATAACCTTAATCATTAGATTGAATGCGCTGTCCTGACAAAACTTCCGGGAAATTTAACTTTCATCTTACGGCAGCAAATATCAGCATCGGTTTTTGTTTCAAATAGCGCAAAAACTGTTGCACCACTGCCGCTCAGAGACGCATCTATACATTTATTCTGCTTTTTAAGAGCTGTTTTTACTTCTTTTAGGCCGGGAAACGCTTTGAAAATTGGTTTTTCAAAGTCATTTTGAAGAAAACTGTCCTTTACTACCCGCCCTTTCAAATATCTTACAATAAGTATATTATACGAATTGCCAAAAGTCAACTTTTTTTCATTATCCAGCAGTTCATACGCTTTTTTGGTGGCTACATGTGTGTTTTTGCACAAAAGCACATACCAAAGCGCTTTTTTCCGGGTAATTGGGGTTATTTTTTCGCCTTTGCCTGTTACCCTTGCCGTTGTGTTATAAATGAAAAACGGGACATCTGACCCAAGCTTGAATCCAAGAGCGCTTAACGCTTTAAGCGGCGCCTTAACCTTAAAAATATCATTCATGGCGTGCAGAACCGCTGCCGCGTTGCTGCTGCCGCCGCCAAGCCCCGCGCCGTTGGGAATATTCTTGTACAGCTTTATATCCACGCCGCCTTTTATATCATAAGCGGACTTAAACAAAAATGCCGCCTTGTACACTATGTTTTTTTCCTGCGGTATTTTCAGGGCGCCGCGGACATCGGTCACTGTAATTAAATCATTATCGGTTTTAACAATGTCTATGATGTCGTAAAGGGCTACAGGGTCAAAGATGGAATCTATATAGTGATATCCGTCCTTTGGGTCTTTGCCGGTTATACGCAGTGAAAGGTTTACTTTTGCGGGTGATAGATAAATCATCTATTTTTTAATACTCTCTATTTTAATTTTAATTTCGTCCGGTTCTTCATGTCCGTTTTCAACAGCTTTATTGTAACTTTCAAGGGCTTTTGACGTATCATTTAACTTTAAATACGTATCCCCTATGTGTTCATAAATTACAGGGTCCGCCTTTTCCCTTAATTTAATTACAGATGCCTGCGCGGCTTGAAGCTCTTTAAGGGCTTCGTTAAACCTGCCCATCTTGTAATAGACCCATCCAAGGCTGTCCAGGTAAAAACCGTTGTCTTTATCAAGTTCCAGCGCTTTATTTACCAGTTCCAGGGCCTTGTCCAGTTTTTCTCCGCGTTCCGCGTAGGTGTAGCCAATGTAATTATAACTGTCGGGGTTTTTTGGATTTATCTTCATTATCCTTTCAAAGGTCAAAACCGCTTTGTCATATTCTTTCATCTTGTCATAAACGTAACCAAGGTTAAAATTAAGTTTTTCAGAATCCGGAAATATCTTAAGCGCATTCAGGTAAGCATCCACGGCATTCTGATACTCTTTATTGTCCGCGTAGGACGCGCCCAAAAGCAGGTGGAATTCCTCGTTTTCTTTGTTGTTTTCAAGAAGTTTTTTAAACATCCCTATTGCTTCCGGAAGTTTATTCTGTTCGCTGTAGATATAACCTATGTGGTAATAGGCATTTACGTATTTGGGGTCAATTTTTATAATCTCATCCAGTTTTTCAAGCGCCTTGTCATATTCTTTCTGCGCTTCATAAACAATTGCCAGCTGATATTTATTCACAATGCTGTCCTGCCTTAAATCTTCCACCTTTAAAAAATATTTTTCAGCTTCTTTATACTGTTTCCGTCCGGAATATATAATACCTTTGGAATATAATACATCCGCGTTAGCCGGCTGTATCTTAAGAATTTCATCATATACTTTAAGCGCTTTATCCGTATCATCCGCCCTGTAATGCACTTCCGCCATAAGCGCCATTATGTCTGTGTCTTTGGGGTTTAATTCAAGATAACTTTCATACGCCGCAAGCGCGGCAGAAGTATTGCCCTTAATTTCATGCGCTTTGGCAAGCGAATCATATGCTTTAAGATAATCGGGGTCGGTTTCTATTGCCCTGTTTAAGTATTCCACCGCTTTGTCGTATTCATCGCGGCCGCCGTAAAGGATGCCTATATTGTAGTACGATACCGCCGCTTTGTCCGGGGCTAACGCGATATTTTTGTTAAATAAAGATTCCGCAAGCTGTGAATCGCCCTCTTTAAAAGCTATTATGCCAAGGTAAAAATATCCGTCTGCCGCCATTGGGTCTATTTCTATAGCGCGTTCCAGCATAGGTTTGGCGGATTTTACGTCTTCTTCATCAAGTTTTACCCGCGCGGCCGCTATTAAAACCTGCGGGTTGTACGGGTCTTTAAGATACGCTTCTTCCACGGTGGCTTTGGACTTTGACTGTTCCCCTTTTAAGGACTGCACATAAGCCAGATTCATGAATATTGAACCGGGCTCGTAAGAATATTTGGCGCTTGTGGTGTAATATTCCTCCGCAAAACTTAACTGATTGTTTAATTCGGCAAGGTAGCCCATTGAATAATATAAAAACGAAACCGATTCCTGAAAAGGGTTTCTGTTAACATCAGGCCGCTCTATGGAAAGTTTTTTCTGCGCGCCCGCGCATCCGGACGCCATAACAGCGCAGGTAATAAGAACCGCGCATAGTAAGTTTTTTAAGGTGGTTTTATTCATTACTGTTCAAACTTCTTGTCCGTGACGCGCAGCCTTCTGTTTATCATCCGCAGAAGCGTCATAAGTATTTTGGCGGCAATCGCGGGGTCACTGTCTAAAATTTCCGAAAAACTGTTCTTTGTGACAACAATCAGTTTTGAATCTTCGCCAGTTTTGCCGCTGGCGGTTCTGGCGCCGGAATCAATAATGGACATTTCGCCCACTATTTCGCCTTTGCCAAGGCTTGCAATAACTTTATCGCCTTCTTTGGTTTTCTTAATTATGTCAATGCTTCCTTCAATTACTAAATACAGAACTTCACCGGGCATGCCTTCCACAAATAACGTTGACCCTTTTTTATACGGCTTTAAAAATACCTTTTTTGCCACAATATCAAGCTCCGCGTCGGTTAAAGTCTTAAACAACGCCGCTTCTTTTAGCATTTCATATTCAACAGGATCAGCCATTTATTACCTCCGCAAAATTTCTTGTCATTGTAGGGGGCGTGCTCCCGCGCGTCCCGCGTGTTTTGTTGTGTCCATGCAATTACAAAACAAAAAAAACTGTAAACATAAATCTAAGATCCGGACAGCGTGAATGCAATGGCAACGCCCGCATTCAAGCAGCTGTCCCTACAAGATCAACTACACGCACCTTAAAGGGTGCGGCTACCGGAGCAAAATACAGCACATCAGCAGTTTAAGCATTTAAGCTGTAACAAAACCTGCCTTTAATCCTTCGCTAATGCTTAACTGCCTATAGCTTAAACCGCTATATTTTAAATTTCCACTTCCATGCCTTCTTTTACCGCGAAAGCTTTTGGAAATCTTACCTGCGCCATTGCCTGAATTTCATCTATCTGGTCATCCGTGTGTTCGGGGGCGTGGTGGCAAAGGTGAACTTCTTTTGCCCCTGATAACTGGGCTACCTTAATACCTTCTTCATATGTGGAATGTCCCCAGCCTATGTATTTGGGGTACTCTTCCGGGGTAAACTGCGCGTCGTACATAATAATACCCGCGTCTTTTGCCAGTTTAATAAGCTTATTGTCCGGCACCGCGTAATGTTCCACGTCTGTTGCCACAACAAATGCCGATTCCCCGGACTGTATGCGAAATCCAAGTGTGCCTGCGGGGTGATTTAATTTTGCCGTAAGTATTTTAAACGGGCCTATATTTATTTCGTCATTGTCCTGAATTTCCGTAAAGTGAATCTTGGCCGCCATGCCGGATAGTTCTATGGGAAAATTAATAAACTGCTGCTGCTTCTTGAATACATCCTGAACGCTCTGATTATATTTGGTTTCGCCGTAAAAGTTAATTTCATTGCCTTTAATAAACGCGGGGGTAAAAAACGGGAAACCCATAAGGTGGTCCCAGTGGTAATGCGTCATTAAGACGTGTATTTTATGTCCGACAGGCGCTATCTTCATAAGTTCCCTTCCAAAACTTCTCATTCCCGTGCCCGTATCAATTACAAGAGTTGTGTTGGCTTCTGTAATCACAACACAGGTTGTGCTGCCGCCGTATTTATTAAAATCTTTGCCTGTAACCGGAATGGATCCCCTGACTCCGTAATATTTTATTCTCATCAATCCTCCGCGGTTTATCATTACCTGCCGCATATAAAATAAACTGCTTTATTTTCCCTTTATTACTATAAAGTTTTATCCTATATTTATCAAGTCATAATTTCTGCCCGACTTATGTTTAATATTATCAATAGTTTCGTTGATTTTTCTGTGATCCATATCACAATTATCAGACACCAGCCAGTCCGCTGCCTGTTTGGCCAGTTCAAGTATTTTTCTGTCGGTTATGATATTGGCAAGCCTGAATTCCGGCAGCCCGTGCTGTTTTGTACCTAAAAAGTCGCCCGGCCCCCTAAGCGCAAGGTCTTCTTCCGCTATCTTAAAGCCGTCAGACGTGGATGTCATTACAGTAAGCCTTTTAATGGCGTCTTCGGTTGAAGGGTCGCCCACTAAAATACAGTAAGACTGCTTGTCGCCGCGGCCCACCCTTCCGCGCAGCTGGTGAAGCTGTGACAGCCCAAAGCGTTCCGCGTGCTCTATTACCATTACAGAGGCGTTAGGAATGTCTATACCGACCTCTATTACCGTTGTGGCGGCCAGAATATGCACCTTTTTTTCCTTAAATTCGGACATTATTACATCGCGCTCCGGTTTTTTCATCTGCCCGTGCACAATGGCGGTTTTAAACGCCGGAAACCTTGATGCTATCTCTTTTTCTGATTCAATGGCGGACTTTAAATCAAGTTTTTCGGAAACATCCACAAGCGGATACACAATATATATCTGGCCGCCCTCTTTAAGGCGCTCTTCCAGAAAAGCATAAAGCCGGTCTTTTTTGGCTTCAGAAAACAAAACTGTTTTAATTGGTTTTCTTCCCGGCGGCAGTTCGTCTATTACTGACACGTCCGTGTCGCCGTAAACCGTCATTGCCAGCGTCCTTGGTATGGGGGTTGCGGTCATAATTAATACATGCGGTTTAACCGCCGCCTTTTTAAGCAGCGCCGCGCGCTGCATAACGCCAAACCTGTGCTGTTCGTCAATGACCGCAAGGCCAAGATTTTTAAATTCAACGGTTTCCTGTATAATTGCGTGCGTGCCTATTACTATATCTGTTTCCCCTGTTTTTAAACGCTCCAGCGCGGCTTTTTTATTTTTTGTGGCCGCCCCGCCAAGTATAAGTTCTGCTTTAATGCCGGTTCCTTCAAGTAATTTTTCCGCGGTCCTCATATGCTGTGCCGCAAGAATTTCCGTAGGCGCAAGAAAGGCCGTCTGAAATCCGCTGTCTTTGGCAATAACCGCCGCTATCATTGCCACCACGGTTTTACCGGAACCCACATCGCCCTGCAGCAGCCTGTTCATGGGCTTGCCTGAGGAGACATCTTTTTTAATCTCTTCCACCACGCGGCGCTGCGCGCCGGTAAGTTTAAACGGCATGTGCTGCCTGAATATTTCCTTAAATTCGCCCGTGATGTTAAAGATATTTCCCTGCTGCGCCTGCATCTTTTTTCTTTTCATATTAAGCGCGAACTGCACCGTAAAAAACTCATCAAAGATAAGGCGGTATTTTGCCTTTTCAAGCGAATCAAACGATTCCGGAAAATGTATCGCAAAAAGGGATTTTTGCAGCTCTTCAAGGTTAAACTTTTTTCTGAATTCTTCGGGCAGGTATTCGGTAATGTACTGCAAGTAATTATCAAGGGCAAACTTTACCATTTTTCTGAACTGCTTCTGCGTGACAGATTCCGTAAGCGGATACACGGGAACAATTCTGTTTACGTTAACCGCGTCATTATCTTCCGGCGACGACAGTTCATATTCGGGGTTGTTTATCTGTAATACCCCCCTGAACATGTCTATCTTGCCGAACATGATAACTTCGTCCCCTTTTTTAAACTGCTTTTCAATAAAGGGCTGATTGTACCATACGGCTGTGATATGGCCGCTTTTATCCTGAATGACGACTTTTGTAATTGTAAGTTTAAACTTTATTTTCTGCGTGGAAGCCATTACCACAATGCCGTGAACGGTTTCGTGCTGCCCCGGTATCAGTTTGGATATGGGT contains the following coding sequences:
- a CDS encoding cytoplasmic protein produces the protein MKKINKTATFNGLIAAIRKTNNKLTEQASKAVNISLTLRNWLIGYYIAKYELKGLDRAGYGKEFYNKLSASLAKYAVPGINPRELRRYRMFYKIYPQIWQTVSPKLQLSASDLGVTVPQIKQKTAGNDTIITWELVEKLSFSHITELIAIEDATKRRFYEVECIRGSWSVRELERQINSLYYERSGLSKNKKKLSAITQAKAKKQDIKLNIRDPYVFEFLGLKAKETMAESQVEDALIDKLQEFLLELGHGFCFEARQKRILIGEENGFIDLVFYHRVLKCHVLVELKLGKFSHENVGQLNTYVSWYKKNMMEKGDNPPVGILLCTKKDHALVSYALAGMDNKLFVSKYKLELPKKEEMERFIKQIMPKG
- a CDS encoding septation protein SpoVG, translating into MNITEVKIFPRAAAEGEDQKLKAYASITFDEAFVVRGLKVIDGKNGLFVVMPSRKLSDGTFKDIAHPLNNETRGQIETMVLEKYGNITQGVEDRAQ
- the ispE gene encoding 4-(cytidine 5'-diphospho)-2-C-methyl-D-erythritol kinase; its protein translation is MIYLSPAKVNLSLRITGKDPKDGYHYIDSIFDPVALYDIIDIVKTDNDLITVTDVRGALKIPQEKNIVYKAAFLFKSAYDIKGGVDIKLYKNIPNGAGLGGGSSNAAAVLHAMNDIFKVKAPLKALSALGFKLGSDVPFFIYNTTARVTGKGEKITPITRKKALWYVLLCKNTHVATKKAYELLDNEKKLTFGNSYNILIVRYLKGRVVKDSFLQNDFEKPIFKAFPGLKEVKTALKKQNKCIDASLSGSGATVFALFETKTDADICCRKMKVKFPGSFVRTAHSI
- a CDS encoding MBL fold metallo-hydrolase → MRQVMINRGGLMRIKYYGVRGSIPVTGKDFNKYGGSTTCVVITEANTTLVIDTGTGMRSFGRELMKIAPVGHKIHVLMTHYHWDHLMGFPFFTPAFIKGNEINFYGETKYNQSVQDVFKKQQQFINFPIELSGMAAKIHFTEIQDNDEINIGPFKILTAKLNHPAGTLGFRIQSGESAFVVATDVEHYAVPDNKLIKLAKDAGIIMYDAQFTPEEYPKYIGWGHSTYEEGIKVAQLSGAKEVHLCHHAPEHTDDQIDEIQAMAQVRFPKAFAVKEGMEVEI
- a CDS encoding DNA helicase RecG, which gives rise to MDTSPLEKEIQYLKGVGPARASALKKLGIENVGNLLYYPPRAWADRSEIKPISKLIPGQHETVHGIVVMASTQKIKFKLTITKVVIQDKSGHITAVWYNQPFIEKQFKKGDEVIMFGKIDMFRGVLQINNPEYELSSPEDNDAVNVNRIVPVYPLTESVTQKQFRKMVKFALDNYLQYITEYLPEEFRKKFNLEELQKSLFAIHFPESFDSLEKAKYRLIFDEFFTVQFALNMKRKKMQAQQGNIFNITGEFKEIFRQHMPFKLTGAQRRVVEEIKKDVSSGKPMNRLLQGDVGSGKTVVAMIAAVIAKDSGFQTAFLAPTEILAAQHMRTAEKLLEGTGIKAELILGGAATKNKKAALERLKTGETDIVIGTHAIIQETVEFKNLGLAVIDEQHRFGVMQRAALLKKAAVKPHVLIMTATPIPRTLAMTVYGDTDVSVIDELPPGRKPIKTVLFSEAKKDRLYAFLEERLKEGGQIYIVYPLVDVSEKLDLKSAIESEKEIASRFPAFKTAIVHGQMKKPERDVIMSEFKEKKVHILAATTVIEVGIDIPNASVMVIEHAERFGLSQLHQLRGRVGRGDKQSYCILVGDPSTEDAIKRLTVMTSTSDGFKIAEEDLALRGPGDFLGTKQHGLPEFRLANIITDRKILELAKQAADWLVSDNCDMDHRKINETIDNIKHKSGRNYDLINIG